A genomic segment from Montipora foliosa isolate CH-2021 chromosome 9, ASM3666993v2, whole genome shotgun sequence encodes:
- the LOC137969340 gene encoding uncharacterized protein isoform X3 yields MQEREVRVVKDDLADHLSNLSNCVEGSGDSTHDACSLRCDSEIECSAKAVNDESNDTFHEKGTATNQNSHDKIIASKNLTLLTGSFNMNGKDGLQEREPNNNFSTPTENYKDCSPMGNCHWLKLFEEEFPRRSPRLQTTPSFRCQDDTSYVGHVVRPRKTKESHSQKSRAKKEGYQNKTIETTTTTTTTPKTKDISVQLGLAKGNISDDFIFPRPCLELTKSGGPLGIVVDFSLPDKEFVKLKLAKVKNALLAERESSNVSYTKGVAQTPVNKLGESSKPQDGKSATEEKSNEVYEPMEHYKTVEMVENLEASVSQGGFVVLDDEIKLREIEIKSSGNKVEKVKSEIIVKEESTTVFLQSNEQSGCYSSSVNYHRLQDMTPEDTCVKASSSPKQISHEGDSYNNNKKANRISTGENDKLKEFSHKARTDINESLRDKISQQKTETSENGSGREFSNQGESPDQASKTRTGANETCRLLNVLFDSAAQTIPRNLCEEEFHNSFQGVSSPPPTREPCIGDQATPHGKMCEPLESSQRSHSCMVSAEDSTQHHDAPVSMTICLQHCINGEDNKVRSLSLSSYEPSPRKATSSLAQNKRDVLAVCLAHLVVIWTLTPGLQWTVMHKWNLSLGGEEEFVSVQFVPRKSHVVLLVGGNFSTGTGRILGYSEEGDYSLDLINADEGKKPLFSSMCLLQRNLEPSVNELEDVELMIGGTASDKVTLTKWSLDGSCFHHLLNNRGLLFYSRLVEGSQTFGPLHSDTGLSSLQPVKGSHCLLLGITDVNLYLWNHKSFQLLRSFNLETLGLGGMFCLKVIAQRGLLFLMMASNSDQKHDFVNTNGDACSLYALNPKNSKVVCLERFCLSERVSVVGTNGQYIAAGIQGRGKVSMWNIRESGRNATLNVFQDDQVSCIGFHKDMTLVAFGSINGCVHVFSLC; encoded by the exons ATGCAGGAACGTGAGGTCCGAGTTGTAAAAGATGATCTGGCTGACCATCTgtcaaatttgtcaaattgtGTTGAAGGAAGTGGTGATTCCACCCATGATGCTTGTTCACTTAGGTGTGATTCTGAAATAGAGTGTTCTGCAAAAGCGGTAAACGACGAAAGCAATGACACTTTCCATGAAAAAGGAACTGCAACAAATCAAAATTCTcatgataaaattattgcaTCTAAAAACTTGACCCTTCTGACAGGCAGTTTCAACATGAATGGGAAAGATGGCCTTCAGGAAAGAGAGCCCAATAATAATTTTTCCACTCCGACAGAGAATTATAAAGATTGCTCTCCAATGGGAAACTGTCATTGGCTGaaattatttgaagaagaaTTTCCAAGGAGGTCTCCAAGACTACAAACAACACCAAGCTTCAGATGCCAAGATGATACTTCTTATGTTGGCCATGTTGTTCggccaagaaaaacaaaagaatcacATTCACAGAAATCAAGAGCAAAGAAAGAAGGCTATCAAAATAAGACaattgaaacaacaacaacaacaacaacaacacctaAAACAAAAGACATTTCTGTGCAACTTGGCTTAGCCAAAGGAAATATTTCAGATGATTTTATTTTTCCAAGGCCTTGTCTAGAACTTACAAAATCAGGTGGTCCTTTAGGAATAGTGGTAGATTTCTCTTTGCCTGATAAAGAGTTTGTGAAACTTAAGCTGGCTAAAGTCAAGAATGCTTTGCTAGCTGAGAGGGAAAGCAGCAATGTCAGTTATACAAAGGGCGTGGCCCAAACACCTGTTAATAAATTAGGAGAAAGTTCTAAACCACAAGATGGAAAATCTGCAACTGAAGAAAAAAGTAATGAGGTTTATGAGCCAATGGAACATTATAAAACTGTTGAGATGGTAGAAAACTTAGAGGCAAGTGTTTCTCAAGGTGGTTTTGTGGTGTTGGATGATGAGATTAAATTAAGGGAGATTGAAATAAAATCCTCTGGAAACAAAGTAGAGAAAGTCAAGTCTGAAATAATTGTAAAAGAGGAGTCAACTACAGTTTTTCTTCAAAGTAACGAGCAATCAGGGTGTTACTCTTCCAGTGTGAACTATCACAGACTTCAAGACATGACCCCTGAAGATACATGTGTGAAAGCAAGCTCATCTCCAAAGCAGATATCACATGAGGGTgacagttataataataataaaaaggcAAACAGGATAAGCACTGGTGAAAATGATAAACTTAAAGAATTCAGCCATAAAGCTAGGACTGACATCAATGAATCATTAAGGGATAAAATAAGTCAACAGAAAACTGAAACTTCAGAAAATGGAAGTGGAAGGGAGTTTTCAAATCAGGGAGAATCTCCTGATCAGGCTTCAAAGACAAGAACTGGTGCAAATGAAACCTGTAGGTTATTAAATGTTTTATTTGACTCAGCTGCTCAAACAATACCAAGAAATTTGTGTGAAGAAGAATTTCACAATTCATTTCAAGGGGTTTCAAGTCCTCCTCCCACCAGAGAGCCTTGCATAGGTGATCAAGCCACTCCTCATGGGAAGATGTGTGAGCCTCTTGAGAGCTCTCAGAGGTCACATTCATGTATGGTATCGGCAGAGGATTCAACACAACATCATGATGCTCCAGTTTCTATGACAATTTGTTTACAG cATTGTATAAATGGTGAAGACAACAAAGTGCGATCTCTTTCACTGTCATCATATGAGCCATCCCCAAGAAAAGCTACTTCATCCCTTGCACAGAATAAAAGAGATGTCTTAGCTGTATGTTTGGCTCATTTGGTGGTTATCTGGACATTGACACCTGGATTACAGTGGACTGTGATGCACAAGTGGAATCTTTCATTG GGTGGAGAAGAAGAGTTTGTCAGTGTTCAGTTTGTGCCACGCAAGTCTCATGTTGTTCTTCTTGTTGGAGGAAATTTTTCTACAGGAACTGGAAG AATTCTTGGTTATTCAGAAGAAGGCGACTACTCGCTGGATCTAATCAATGCAGATGA GGGGAAAAAGCCTTTGTTTTCATCAATGTGTCTGCTGCAACGAAATTTGGAACCAAGTGTCAATGAGCTGGAGGACGTTGAGTTGATGATTGGAGGTACAGCTTCAGATAAAGTAACTTTGACAAAATGGAGCTTGGATGGCTCTTGCTT CcaccaccttttgaacaaccgaggcctctTGTTCTATTCAAGGCTAGTGGAAGGATCTCAGACCTTTGGCCCATTACACAGTGACACTGGACTGTCATCTCTTCAGCCTGTTAAAGGAAGCCACTGTCTTCTTTTGGGAATAACTGATGTCAATCTATACCTATG GAATCACAAATCGTTTCAGCTTTTACGTTCTTTTAATCTGGAAACCTTGGGGCTAGGCGGCATGTTTTGCTTAAAAGTGATCGCTCAAAGG gGATTGCTCTTTTTAATGATGGCCAGCAATTCAGATCag AAACATGACTTTGTAAATACAAACGGTGATGCTTGTTCGTTGTATGCGCTAAATCCGAAAAATTCCAAAGTGGTTTGCTTGGAACGCTTTTGCTTGTCAGAACG
- the LOC137969340 gene encoding uncharacterized protein isoform X5, which translates to MQEREVRVVKDDLADHLSNLSNCVEGSGDSTHDACSLRCDSEIECSAKAVNDESNDTFHEKGTATNQNSHDKIIASKNLTLLTGSFNMNGKDGLQEREPNNNFSTPTENYKDCSPMGNCHWLKLFEEEFPRRSPRLQTTPSFRCQDDTSYVGHVVRPRKTKESHSQKSRAKKEGYQNKTIETTTTTTTTPKTKDISVQLGLAKGNISDDFIFPRPCLELTKSGGPLGIVVDFSLPDKEFVKLKLAKVKNALLAERESSNVSYTKGVAQTPVNKLGESSKPQDGKSATEEKSNEVYEPMEHYKTVEMVENLEASVSQGGFVVLDDEIKLREIEIKSSGNKVEKVKSEIIVKEESTTVFLQSNEQSGCYSSSVNYHRLQDMTPEDTCVKASSSPKQISHEGDSYNNNKKANRISTGENDKLKEFSHKARTDINESLRDKISQQKTETSENGSGREFSNQGESPDQASKTRTGANETCRLLNVLFDSAAQTIPRNLCEEEFHNSFQGVSSPPPTREPCIGDQATPHGKMCEPLESSQRSHSCMVSAEDSTQHHDAPVSMTICLQHCINGEDNKVRSLSLSSYEPSPRKATSSLAQNKRDVLAVCLAHLVVIWTLTPGLQWTVMHKWNLSLGGEEEFVSVQFVPRKSHVVLLVGGNFSTGTGRILGYSEEGDYSLDLINADEGKKPLFSSMCLLQRNLEPSVNELEDVELMIGGTASDKVTLTKWSLDGSCLLVEGSQTFGPLHSDTGLSSLQPVKGSHCLLLGITDVNLYLWNHKSFQLLRSFNLETLGLGGMFCLKVIAQRGLLFLMMASNSDQKHDFVNTNGDACSLYALNPKNSKVVCLERFCLSERVSVVGTNGQYIAAGIQGRGKVSMWNIRESGRNATLNVFQDDQVSCIGFHKDMTLVAFGSINGCVHVFSLC; encoded by the exons ATGCAGGAACGTGAGGTCCGAGTTGTAAAAGATGATCTGGCTGACCATCTgtcaaatttgtcaaattgtGTTGAAGGAAGTGGTGATTCCACCCATGATGCTTGTTCACTTAGGTGTGATTCTGAAATAGAGTGTTCTGCAAAAGCGGTAAACGACGAAAGCAATGACACTTTCCATGAAAAAGGAACTGCAACAAATCAAAATTCTcatgataaaattattgcaTCTAAAAACTTGACCCTTCTGACAGGCAGTTTCAACATGAATGGGAAAGATGGCCTTCAGGAAAGAGAGCCCAATAATAATTTTTCCACTCCGACAGAGAATTATAAAGATTGCTCTCCAATGGGAAACTGTCATTGGCTGaaattatttgaagaagaaTTTCCAAGGAGGTCTCCAAGACTACAAACAACACCAAGCTTCAGATGCCAAGATGATACTTCTTATGTTGGCCATGTTGTTCggccaagaaaaacaaaagaatcacATTCACAGAAATCAAGAGCAAAGAAAGAAGGCTATCAAAATAAGACaattgaaacaacaacaacaacaacaacaacacctaAAACAAAAGACATTTCTGTGCAACTTGGCTTAGCCAAAGGAAATATTTCAGATGATTTTATTTTTCCAAGGCCTTGTCTAGAACTTACAAAATCAGGTGGTCCTTTAGGAATAGTGGTAGATTTCTCTTTGCCTGATAAAGAGTTTGTGAAACTTAAGCTGGCTAAAGTCAAGAATGCTTTGCTAGCTGAGAGGGAAAGCAGCAATGTCAGTTATACAAAGGGCGTGGCCCAAACACCTGTTAATAAATTAGGAGAAAGTTCTAAACCACAAGATGGAAAATCTGCAACTGAAGAAAAAAGTAATGAGGTTTATGAGCCAATGGAACATTATAAAACTGTTGAGATGGTAGAAAACTTAGAGGCAAGTGTTTCTCAAGGTGGTTTTGTGGTGTTGGATGATGAGATTAAATTAAGGGAGATTGAAATAAAATCCTCTGGAAACAAAGTAGAGAAAGTCAAGTCTGAAATAATTGTAAAAGAGGAGTCAACTACAGTTTTTCTTCAAAGTAACGAGCAATCAGGGTGTTACTCTTCCAGTGTGAACTATCACAGACTTCAAGACATGACCCCTGAAGATACATGTGTGAAAGCAAGCTCATCTCCAAAGCAGATATCACATGAGGGTgacagttataataataataaaaaggcAAACAGGATAAGCACTGGTGAAAATGATAAACTTAAAGAATTCAGCCATAAAGCTAGGACTGACATCAATGAATCATTAAGGGATAAAATAAGTCAACAGAAAACTGAAACTTCAGAAAATGGAAGTGGAAGGGAGTTTTCAAATCAGGGAGAATCTCCTGATCAGGCTTCAAAGACAAGAACTGGTGCAAATGAAACCTGTAGGTTATTAAATGTTTTATTTGACTCAGCTGCTCAAACAATACCAAGAAATTTGTGTGAAGAAGAATTTCACAATTCATTTCAAGGGGTTTCAAGTCCTCCTCCCACCAGAGAGCCTTGCATAGGTGATCAAGCCACTCCTCATGGGAAGATGTGTGAGCCTCTTGAGAGCTCTCAGAGGTCACATTCATGTATGGTATCGGCAGAGGATTCAACACAACATCATGATGCTCCAGTTTCTATGACAATTTGTTTACAG cATTGTATAAATGGTGAAGACAACAAAGTGCGATCTCTTTCACTGTCATCATATGAGCCATCCCCAAGAAAAGCTACTTCATCCCTTGCACAGAATAAAAGAGATGTCTTAGCTGTATGTTTGGCTCATTTGGTGGTTATCTGGACATTGACACCTGGATTACAGTGGACTGTGATGCACAAGTGGAATCTTTCATTG GGTGGAGAAGAAGAGTTTGTCAGTGTTCAGTTTGTGCCACGCAAGTCTCATGTTGTTCTTCTTGTTGGAGGAAATTTTTCTACAGGAACTGGAAG AATTCTTGGTTATTCAGAAGAAGGCGACTACTCGCTGGATCTAATCAATGCAGATGA GGGGAAAAAGCCTTTGTTTTCATCAATGTGTCTGCTGCAACGAAATTTGGAACCAAGTGTCAATGAGCTGGAGGACGTTGAGTTGATGATTGGAGGTACAGCTTCAGATAAAGTAACTTTGACAAAATGGAGCTTGGATGGCTCTTGCTT GCTAGTGGAAGGATCTCAGACCTTTGGCCCATTACACAGTGACACTGGACTGTCATCTCTTCAGCCTGTTAAAGGAAGCCACTGTCTTCTTTTGGGAATAACTGATGTCAATCTATACCTATG GAATCACAAATCGTTTCAGCTTTTACGTTCTTTTAATCTGGAAACCTTGGGGCTAGGCGGCATGTTTTGCTTAAAAGTGATCGCTCAAAGG gGATTGCTCTTTTTAATGATGGCCAGCAATTCAGATCag AAACATGACTTTGTAAATACAAACGGTGATGCTTGTTCGTTGTATGCGCTAAATCCGAAAAATTCCAAAGTGGTTTGCTTGGAACGCTTTTGCTTGTCAGAACG